The Amycolatopsis japonica nucleotide sequence TGCCGATGTCGAAGGCGAGTTCTTTGGTGGGCAAGGGAGTTCTCGCCACCAGATCGACGTACTCGCCGCGGACGGGGGAGAAGACCCCATGGTGCGGATGGATCCTCGCGCCGAGTGCCGGGATCTCGACGCCCTTCACCCGCCATTCGTGCGCGCCGACGACACCGAGCAGCTCGCGCAAGGACACCAGCGACGCGGTTTCGGACGGCCCGTAGACCTCGGTGCAGGCCTCGCGGACGTCCGGCCCGCGGCGCAATGGCAGGACGTGGCCAGGGTCCAGCGGGACCAGCAGCCTGCCGAGGATCCGTGCCCGGCGTGACCGCTGGTTCCGCTGCTCCTGAAAGGGTTTCCCGGCCGCCGTACCGCAGCGCCGGGACAACGCGGCGAGCAGGTTCCGCGCGCCGGGGAAGTCGCCGTACCAGGCGAGACCGGTGCCGGACGCGGCGAGCCGGAACGCCTCGTCGGCGGTGACGCGATCGTCGACGGCGACGACGGTTCTGGGCATTTTCGTGCCGACGGTGGTCAGCCAGCGCCGACCACCGTCCTTTGTGGACAGGGGGTTCATGGTTTCCGTTCCTGTTTTCGCCCGCGGCGAAGAGACCCCGCGGGCTCCGTGGGGTGATTTCAGGAACGGCGGTTAGTGGATTACCGCGGCATGAACCGGTGTCGACACGAAGCCGAGTTTAGCGGAACGACGCGGCGTGATCGGCCGCCCAGACCTCGAAGCCCAGCCCCGGCCTGCCGGTGACGTCCTGGACGGTCGAGGTGACCTCGCCCGGTTTCGTCACCAGCTCCCGGAATCCGGTCAGCATCGTGTCGACGACGAAGTCCGGCATCCTGGTGAGCAGGGCGGCACGTGCCTCGTCGAGCGGGAGCTCCTCCCAGCGCGCCGGGCGGCCCGCGGCCTCGCCGATGACGCGGACCTGTTCGGCCTGCGTGAGCGGTCGCGTTCCGGTGAGCGTGTACTTCGCTCCGGCGTGCCCGTCGCCGGTCAGCGCTTCGACGGCCACCGCGGCGATGTCCTTCTCGTGGATCAGCGGCATCGACGCCTCGCCGTACGCGCCGCGGACGACGCCGTCCGCGCGGATCGACGGCGCCCAGCCGAGGGTGTTGGTCGCGAAGGCGTGCGGCCGCAGGAAGGTCCACTCCACGCCCGCGGCTTCGATCGCCTCCTCGACGGCGCGATGCCAGGCTCCGATGGCGTTGTCCTGCTCCGTCAGCGAATCGTCGACGGCGCCCGAAGAAAGGAACACCACGCGGTTCACCCGTTCCCCGAGCAACGACACCGTCGGCACCAGGGCCTCGGCGGCGCCGGAGAGCATCAGGAACACGGTGTCGACGCCGTCGAGCGCCGGTGCGATCGTTTCCGGTTTCGCCAGGTCGCCGCGGACGCCGTCCGGCGGCGGATTCCGGCTCAGCGGCCGGACCGGGACGTCCCGCTCCCGCAGCTGGGCGACCACCTGCGAACCGACGTTGCCCGTCGCGCCGGCGACCAGGATCGGCTTCATGCCGCCACCGCCGAGAAGACCGGGCGGTACCGCTTGACCGACCCGCCCGACATCCCCGGGTAGGTCTGCACCTTCTTCCACACGTCCGTCGTCCCGATGCCGTCGGCGCCCGGGGCCGCGAGCGCGGCGAGGTGGGCTTCGACGCTCGCCCATTCGGCGTAGTTCAGCACCTTGGTCCCATCGGTGCTCACGTGGAAGAACCCCGAAATCCCGCCCTCCGGCAGCGCGGGTTCCGACGCCATCGCCTCGAAGACGAGGTCGATCCAGTCGCGCTGC carries:
- a CDS encoding methyltransferase, with product MNPLSTKDGGRRWLTTVGTKMPRTVVAVDDRVTADEAFRLAASGTGLAWYGDFPGARNLLAALSRRCGTAAGKPFQEQRNQRSRRARILGRLLVPLDPGHVLPLRRGPDVREACTEVYGPSETASLVSLRELLGVVGAHEWRVKGVEIPALGARIHPHHGVFSPVRGEYVDLVARTPLPTKELAFDIGTGTGVLAAVLARRGVERVVATDNEPRALACARENFERLGCTGTETLEADVFPPGRAPLIVCNPPWLPARAHTPLERAVYDPGSRMLKAFLDRLPRHLEPGGEAWLILSDLAELLGLRRREELLDAFERSGLEVLGREDIRPRHRRADAKEVTSLWRLTTRAAPVPD
- a CDS encoding NAD(P)H-binding protein, giving the protein MKPILVAGATGNVGSQVVAQLRERDVPVRPLSRNPPPDGVRGDLAKPETIAPALDGVDTVFLMLSGAAEALVPTVSLLGERVNRVVFLSSGAVDDSLTEQDNAIGAWHRAVEEAIEAAGVEWTFLRPHAFATNTLGWAPSIRADGVVRGAYGEASMPLIHEKDIAAVAVEALTGDGHAGAKYTLTGTRPLTQAEQVRVIGEAAGRPARWEELPLDEARAALLTRMPDFVVDTMLTGFRELVTKPGEVTSTVQDVTGRPGLGFEVWAADHAASFR